Proteins encoded within one genomic window of Lagenorhynchus albirostris chromosome 9, mLagAlb1.1, whole genome shotgun sequence:
- the TMEM218 gene encoding transmembrane protein 218 — translation MAGTVLGVGAGVFILALLWVSVLLLCLLLSRASGIARFSVIFVFLGALIITAVLLLFPRASEFPAPEAEMKIVDAFFIGRYVLLAFLTLVFLGSLFLVLIHHIVEPIYAKPLRSH, via the exons ATGGCTGGCACCGTGCTGGGCGTGGGGGCTGGCGTGTTCATCCTCGCCCTGCTCTGGGTGTCAGTGCTGCTGCTGTGTCTGCTGCTATCCAGAGCATCAGGTATAGCTAG GTTCTCCGTCATTTTCGTGTTCCTCGGTGCTCTGATTATCACGGCGGTTCTGTTGCTCTTCCCCCGAGCCAGTGAATTCCCAGCCCCTGAGGCTGAGATGAAG attgtaGATGCCTTTTTCATTGGCCGCTATGTCCTGCTGGCTTTCCTCACTCTTGTCTTCCTTGGGAGCCTTTTCTTGGTTCTAATCCATCACATCGTGGAGCCAATCTATGCCAAACCACTGCGGTCCCACTGA